From Dasypus novemcinctus isolate mDasNov1 chromosome 19, mDasNov1.1.hap2, whole genome shotgun sequence, a single genomic window includes:
- the LOC101440906 gene encoding cationic amino acid transporter 4-like → MCWHSQVKDRTGLWVGNPEGVEDFLNLLDSPPLPSDPGRWLGPHSSLLPTMAWRLPSAASLAHFCRKLNRLKTLEESTEVSPSHGLSMLNLILRGVGGTVGAGFYVLMGTEARQVAGPAVLVSYMVAAVASLLMALCYAEFAARVPGLASSYLFTYVSTGELWAFLVGWNVLLVNLFSGATVARACSGYLDAMFDYQIRYLTETHISTWQVPFLAPYPDFLASGIILLASAFLSFGARVSSWLNHTLAVINLCVILFIVIMGFSLASLENWSTEEGGFAPFGFSGIMAGAAICLYAFVGLQLIAFSSKEVQNPQKAMPMVIAISVILVTTAYILVSTVLTLMVPWHSLDTQSALADAFYQRGYSWAGYIVTLGSFCAIIMVLLRILFFLPRLVYAMAADGLFFQMFACVHPRTQVPVVGTLVFGVLMALLVLVLDLYALVQFISFGALLTYTFVAASNIRLHFQKTSPPRPLGPASPEPEANSSVPLQLMSDEHVSGPEPGQLRPALRPYLGFLGECSHGTAVVWALSLLVASAITLNCVLIFGDSTLHLPLWGYILLVLLSGVIFLLSLAVLAAHQQEHLQDTFQTPLVPLTPALSILLNICLMLNLSYLTWLCFFIWLLIGLIVYFSYGIRHSKENLREPQE, encoded by the exons ATGTGCTGGCATTCCCAGGTCAAGGACAGGACTGGGCTGTGGGTGGGCAATCCAGAAGGGGTTGAAGACTTCCTGAATCTGCTGGACAGCCCGCCACTCCCCTCTGACCCTGGCAGGTGGCTGGGCCCGCACTCCTCTCTGTTGCCCACCATGGCCTGGCGACTGCCCAGTGCTGCCAGCCTGGCACACTTCTGCAGGAAGCTGAACCGACTGAAGACCCTGGAGGAGTCCACGGAGGTGTCACCCAGTCACGGCCTGTCCATGCTGAACCTGATCCTTCGGGGAGTGGGTGGCACGGTGGGTGCGGGCTTCTACGTGCTCATGGGCACTGAGGCAAGGCAGGTTGCTGGTCCCGCAGTGCTTGTGTCCTACATGGTGGCCGCCGTGGCCTCCCTGCTGATGGCCCTGTGCTATGCAGAGTTTGCAGCCCGCGTGCCCGGTCTGGCCTCTTCCTACCTCTTCACCTACGTGTCCACAGGTGAGCTGTGGGCCTTCCTTGTTGGCTGGAATGTGCTGCTCGTGAACCTCTTCAGTGGTGCCACGGTGGCCCGGGCCTGCAGTGGCTACCTGGACGCCATGTTTGATTACCAAATTCGCTACCTCACTGAGACCCACATAAGCACCTGGCAGGTGCCCTTCCTGGCCCCGTACCCAGACTTCCTGGCCTCTGGCATCATTCTTCTTgcctctgcctttctctctttTGGAGCCCGTGTCTCCTCCTGGCTCAACCACACCCTCGCAGTCATCAACCTCTGCGTCATCCTCTTTATTGTCATCATGGGCTTCTCCCTGGCCAGTCTGGAAAACTGGAGCACTGAGGAGGGTGGCTTTGCACCCTTTGGCTTCTCAGGCATCATGGCTGGAGCTGCCATCTGCCTCTATGCTTTCGTGGGCCTCCAACTCATCGCCTTCTCTAGCAAGGAGGTCCAGAACCCGCAGAAGGCCATGCCTATGGTCATCGCCATCTCTGTCATCCTGGTGACCACAGCCTACATCCTGGTCTCCACCGTGCTTACCCTCATGGTTCCATGGCACAGCCTCGACACACAATCAGCGCTCGCAGATGCCTTCTACCAGCGGGGCTACAGCTGGGCTGGCTACATTGTGACACTGGGCTCCTTCTGTG CCATCATCATGGTCCTGCTCAGGATTCTCTTCTTCCTGCCTCGCTTGGTCTATGCCATGGCGGCCGACGGGCTCTTCTTCCAGATGTTTGCCTGCGTGCACCCCAGGACTCAGGTCCCTGTGGTGGGCACCCTGGTGTTTGGGGTCCTCATGGCCCTTCTGGTGCTGGTGCTGGACTTATATGCACTGGTGCAGTTCATCTCCTTTGGGGCGCTGCTCACCTACACCTTCGTGGCCGCCAGCAACATAAGGCTGCACTTCCAGAAGACCTCTCCACCCAGGCCCCTGGGCCCAGCCAGCCCCGAGCCTGAGGCCAATTCCTCAGTGCCCCTCCAGCTGATGAGCGATGAGCATGTCTCAGGTCCCGAGCCCGGGCAGTTGCGGCCAGCCCTGAGGCCCTACCTGGGCTTCCTGGGTGAGTGCAGCCATGGAACTGCCGTGGTTTGGGCGCTCAGCCTCCTGGTGGCCTCTGCCATCACACTCAACTGCGTGCTCATCTTTGGGGACTCGACCCTGCACCTCCCGCTCTGGGGCTACATCCTGCTGGTCCTGCTCAGCGGGGTCATCTTTCTGCTCAGTCTCGCTGTCCTGGCGGCCCACCAGCAGGAGCACCTACAGGATACCTTCCAG ACACCCCTGGTGCCCCTGACGCCAGCTTTGAGTATCCTCCTCAATATCTGCCTCATGCTGAATCTAAGCTACCTGACCTGGCTGTGCTTTTTCATCTGGCTGCTAATTG GACTCATCGTGTATTTCAGCTATGGCATCCGGCACAGCAAGGAGAACCTGCGGGAGCCACAGGAGTAG